A window from Candidatus Neomarinimicrobiota bacterium encodes these proteins:
- the prmC gene encoding peptide chain release factor N(5)-glutamine methyltransferase: protein MTYLAPLATVQENVTVRRVLDAGVKLLTDTRTDAPKARAEWLLSSLLKLSRSQLHMEADRHRLTHQQKNTFRAWLRRSAAGEPVQYITGETEFFGLPFTLTENVLIPRPETERLVEIAIDEANTSKASSILDIGTGSGAVAISLARSLKEISVAATDNNRSALKVAHLNAEKNGVALRIEFFDHDILNDHIEICFDIILSNPPYVPLKEYKTLQDNVRCFEPREALTDDADGLTFYRKFASEGKNWLREGGTMILEVGRGEHPFRTKELFESAGWAKVELLKDYNGDPRVLKAKRP from the coding sequence ATACAAGAACTGATGCACCGAAGGCTCGGGCAGAATGGCTCCTCTCCTCCCTCCTCAAACTTTCCAGATCTCAACTCCACATGGAAGCGGACCGCCACCGCCTCACCCACCAACAAAAAAACACCTTTAGAGCCTGGCTGAGGCGCTCTGCTGCCGGCGAACCGGTTCAGTACATAACAGGTGAAACGGAATTTTTTGGCCTGCCGTTCACTCTCACTGAAAATGTCCTCATACCGCGGCCTGAAACAGAGCGGCTGGTTGAAATTGCAATTGATGAAGCAAATACAAGTAAGGCATCTTCCATATTGGATATCGGTACGGGTTCCGGCGCTGTTGCCATCAGTCTCGCCCGCTCACTTAAAGAGATTTCTGTTGCGGCAACTGACAATAATCGAAGTGCTCTGAAGGTGGCGCATCTGAATGCTGAAAAAAACGGCGTCGCTTTAAGGATTGAGTTCTTTGATCATGACATTCTGAACGATCATATAGAAATTTGTTTTGATATCATCCTCAGCAATCCGCCTTACGTGCCGCTGAAAGAGTATAAAACACTTCAGGATAATGTCCGGTGTTTTGAACCGAGAGAGGCATTGACGGATGACGCTGACGGTCTAACTTTTTACAGAAAATTCGCCAGCGAAGGGAAAAACTGGCTCCGGGAAGGTGGCACGATGATTTTAGAGGTGGGCCGTGGTGAACACCCATTTCGCACTAAGGAACTGTTTGAGTCAGCGGGGTGGGCTAAGGTTGAACTGCTAAAAGACTACAACGGAGATCCGAGAGTGCTGAAAGCGAAACGGCCATGA